The nucleotide sequence CGCCATGTAAATCTCGGCGTCTACACCCTCGACACCGATCTGAAGGTGACCAGCTGGAATCCGGCCATGGAACGGCTCAGCGGCCGGCCGGCCTACGAGGTGCTTGGGTGTGACCTGCTCGATCTCTTTCCCCACCTGCGCGGTCAGGACTTCGAGCGTCTTTTGCGCCAGGTAGTGGCGGGTGGTAGCCCGGGAGTGCTGGAGTTGCCCCACCGCAACCTGCGCGGCGAACTGCGCTTTCAGAAGCGCCAGGTCGTCCCCTTGCGCCGGGCCGGCATGACCACCGGGGTGCTGGTAGTGGTCGAGGATCTCACCGAGTTTCGCCGCCTGCTCGACCGGCACCTGCATACCGAAAAGTTGGCCGAGATCGGCCGCCTGACCGCCGGTATCGCCCACGAGATCAACAACCCCCTGACGGTGATCGGCTATGCCGCCCAGTTGCTCGAGCGGGAACTTCCCGGTGATGAGGGGCGCGACCTGATCGAGCGCGTCGGCCGCGAAGTCGAGCGGCTCCAGGCTCTGACCGAGGGGCTGCTCAGCTTCTCCCGCCGGGAAGCGCCGCAACTGCGTCCCACCGACCTGCAGGCGGTGCTCGAAGATGTGCTTTTGCTGTTGCATTATGAGCTGCAGAAACGATCCATTCATCTGGTGCGCTGCTTCCACCCGGTTCCGGCGGTGGCCGCTGATGTCAACAAGCTCAAGCAGGTGTTCATCAACCTGCTGCAGAACGCTGCCCAGGCGCTCGGGCGAGACGGGGTGATATGCGTGAAGCTGAAGCAGGCAGGCGAGAACCAAGTGGTGGTCGAGGTTGCCGACAACGGACCAGGCATTGCCGAGGATCTGCGGGGACGTATCTTCGAGCCCTT is from Geothermobacter ehrlichii and encodes:
- a CDS encoding GAF domain-containing sensor histidine kinase, yielding MQESKHDRLLKAHLEISQHLTDVASGELLQRILELAQGVFGFDNAIIRLLDEQSGELVTVASFGYPAEAERLRICLGEGIMGRVAARGEPILVADVLDEPGYLGGIEGARSELAVPLVAHERVIGVFNVESRRPGAFDQADIGPMLAFAGLAAIALENERLLAFLDRASDANRQLDQLNRQILRHVNLGVYTLDTDLKVTSWNPAMERLSGRPAYEVLGCDLLDLFPHLRGQDFERLLRQVVAGGSPGVLELPHRNLRGELRFQKRQVVPLRRAGMTTGVLVVVEDLTEFRRLLDRHLHTEKLAEIGRLTAGIAHEINNPLTVIGYAAQLLERELPGDEGRDLIERVGREVERLQALTEGLLSFSRREAPQLRPTDLQAVLEDVLLLLHYELQKRSIHLVRCFHPVPAVAADVNKLKQVFINLLQNAAQALGRDGVICVKLKQAGENQVVVEVADNGPGIAEDLRGRIFEPFFTTKQEGEGTGLGLYLCRQIVQEHDGEIELDSRPGMGALFRLTFPAHPVNKI